In one window of Methanolobus mangrovi DNA:
- a CDS encoding formylmethanofuran dehydrogenase subunit A — MAGTIAIKNGYVYDPLNEIDGEIMDIFIKDGKVVTQLSSADMKDVKEIDAKGKTVMPGGVDSHSHVAGAKVNTGRMMRPEDHYKHYQKRTPLTHSGTGYTVPSVYLGGYEYSKMGYTTVFEAAVPPMEARHTHEEMRSTPMLDMGGYLVLGNNWFLMRYLKEGDVDKAAAYISWMMKTHKTYGIKCVNPGGVENWGWGENVGALDQANIHFEVTPEDMIKSLSELNEKLGIPMPVHLHANNLGHPGCWEITRDSLKIPKSVKAKPNTDVEWAETKRNAKRHESVYLTHCQFNAFGGTSWRDFESGVKGITDYVNSNDHVVMDSGCVPFGDATVMTGDGPAIHDLYVLTGHKWSNTDVECECGSGVLPFEYLKSNPIHSSQWAMGLEVLLYVKDAWKSIMTTDSPNGGPFTKYPQVIAWLMSNKAREDTFAECHKWAQDRTGLGGETREMTLNEIAILTRANPARTIGMSYRKGTLGVGADGDVAIYNIDPKKLEVNDYESIIRGFENAAYTIKAGEVVSQMGEIVAIPEKNTFYTDIAVDADDEKSMLADVKKWFKYYTIGFDRYPTPEKYLANPTPIQVNAEK; from the coding sequence ATGGCAGGAACTATTGCAATCAAGAACGGTTACGTTTACGACCCCCTCAATGAGATTGACGGGGAAATCATGGACATCTTCATCAAAGACGGAAAAGTCGTAACTCAACTTTCCAGCGCAGACATGAAAGATGTAAAGGAAATTGATGCAAAGGGCAAGACCGTTATGCCCGGTGGTGTTGACTCACACTCCCACGTAGCAGGAGCAAAGGTCAATACTGGTAGGATGATGAGACCAGAGGACCACTACAAGCATTACCAGAAGAGAACACCACTCACACATTCCGGAACAGGATACACTGTACCTTCAGTTTACCTTGGAGGATACGAGTACTCCAAGATGGGATACACAACTGTTTTCGAGGCAGCTGTCCCACCAATGGAAGCACGCCACACACACGAGGAAATGCGTTCAACCCCTATGCTGGACATGGGCGGATACCTTGTACTGGGTAACAACTGGTTCCTCATGAGATATCTCAAGGAAGGAGATGTCGATAAGGCAGCAGCATACATCTCATGGATGATGAAGACACACAAGACCTATGGTATAAAATGTGTCAACCCTGGTGGAGTAGAGAACTGGGGATGGGGAGAGAACGTTGGAGCTCTTGACCAGGCAAACATTCACTTCGAGGTCACACCTGAAGATATGATAAAGAGCCTGTCTGAACTGAACGAAAAGCTTGGAATCCCAATGCCTGTGCACCTGCACGCAAACAACCTTGGTCACCCTGGATGCTGGGAAATTACAAGGGACTCACTCAAAATACCAAAGAGTGTCAAGGCAAAGCCAAACACAGATGTTGAATGGGCAGAGACTAAGAGAAATGCAAAGAGGCATGAGTCAGTTTACCTCACACACTGCCAGTTCAATGCTTTCGGTGGTACATCATGGAGAGACTTCGAGTCCGGTGTAAAAGGAATCACTGACTACGTCAACAGCAACGACCACGTTGTAATGGACAGTGGCTGTGTGCCTTTCGGTGACGCAACAGTTATGACCGGTGACGGTCCTGCAATCCACGACCTCTACGTACTTACCGGCCACAAATGGTCAAACACAGATGTAGAGTGTGAATGTGGATCAGGTGTACTTCCATTCGAATACCTGAAGAGCAACCCTATACACAGTTCACAGTGGGCAATGGGTCTTGAAGTACTTCTCTACGTCAAGGACGCATGGAAGAGCATCATGACAACCGACAGCCCGAACGGTGGACCATTTACAAAATACCCACAGGTCATTGCATGGCTTATGTCCAACAAGGCAAGAGAGGACACATTCGCCGAATGTCACAAGTGGGCACAGGACAGAACCGGCCTGGGCGGAGAAACAAGGGAAATGACACTTAACGAAATTGCCATTCTTACCCGTGCAAACCCTGCAAGGACAATTGGAATGTCATACAGGAAAGGTACCCTTGGCGTCGGTGCAGACGGTGACGTTGCTATCTACAATATCGATCCAAAGAAGCTTGAGGTCAACGATTATGAGAGCATCATAAGAGGCTTTGAGAACGCTGCATACACCATCAAGGCAGGAGAGGTCGTATCCCAGATGGGTGAGATCGTTGCAATTCCTGAGAAGAACACATTCTACACTGACATTGCAGTAGATGCAGACGATGAGAAGAGTATGCTTGCAGATGTAAAGAAGTGGTTCAAGTACTACACAATTGGTTTTGACAGATATCCAACACCAGAAAAGTACCTGGCAAACCCAACACCGATCCAGGTCAATGCGGAGAAGTGA
- a CDS encoding 4Fe-4S binding protein: MNEVVFGVKDDKQLLYTSEKCIGCGTCVMACPKGSLVLGSVGAVARGLIDKDFLENQTELCIVCGICAKTCPTGALELEQAGESVNDNSYISVALKDTTVNDNCVHCGLCEQICPQGCIEVKQWLANDGTASVDGETKIDTECCIHCGWCEAVCPAEAISVEKPFEGTWFRDENTCTACRTCVDTCPCNALFNPDWEKGERVDKIAQRADACIYCGACDMACPVEAITVTKTAIIPEVDKKALLEKKLLNAEMKRPTLTSTLVIDEDACLGCGNCVIVCPVNATDDNVGAGYLNEVDAKKVLEVRNGVAKVVNQDLCGSDGACAMICPVSAIVLETREE; this comes from the coding sequence ATGAACGAAGTAGTGTTTGGAGTAAAAGACGACAAGCAACTGTTATACACATCAGAGAAGTGTATCGGTTGCGGAACGTGCGTTATGGCATGTCCTAAGGGTTCATTAGTTCTCGGTTCAGTAGGAGCCGTTGCAAGAGGACTTATAGACAAAGATTTCCTCGAGAACCAGACAGAACTCTGCATTGTATGTGGAATCTGTGCTAAGACATGCCCAACAGGTGCACTTGAACTGGAACAGGCCGGAGAGTCTGTAAATGACAATAGTTACATAAGCGTTGCACTTAAAGACACAACTGTCAATGACAACTGTGTTCACTGTGGACTTTGCGAGCAGATCTGCCCGCAGGGATGCATCGAAGTAAAACAGTGGCTTGCAAACGATGGAACCGCAAGTGTTGACGGCGAGACAAAGATCGACACCGAATGTTGCATACACTGTGGATGGTGTGAAGCTGTCTGTCCTGCTGAAGCTATCAGCGTTGAAAAACCATTTGAAGGAACATGGTTCAGGGACGAGAACACCTGTACTGCCTGTCGCACATGCGTAGACACATGCCCATGTAATGCACTTTTCAACCCTGACTGGGAAAAAGGAGAAAGGGTTGACAAGATTGCACAGCGTGCTGATGCATGTATCTATTGTGGTGCATGTGACATGGCCTGTCCTGTCGAAGCAATTACTGTTACAAAAACAGCCATTATTCCTGAAGTTGACAAGAAAGCGCTTCTTGAGAAGAAACTTCTCAATGCTGAAATGAAGAGACCTACACTTACCTCCACACTTGTCATCGATGAAGATGCATGCCTTGGTTGTGGAAACTGTGTTATTGTTTGTCCTGTAAACGCAACCGACGATAACGTTGGAGCAGGATACCTTAACGAAGTCGATGCCAAAAAGGTCCTTGAAGTAAGGAATGGCGTAGCAAAGGTCGTTAACCAGGATCTCTGTGGTTCAGACGGTGCATGTGCTATGATCTGCCCGGTAAGTGCCATCGTACTTGAGACAAGGGAGGAATAA
- a CDS encoding shikimate kinase yields MVLNGSAYALGAGTVINAIATWKGAAFGIDLKTFADVKLSDDMSGITGVIEGMPDADTKLIENSVSYVLEHFGIDMGGTVTTRSEVPLASGLKSSSAAANASVLATLAAIGEELDPFEAVKIGVRAALDAKVTITGALDDACASFYGGFVVTDNREMKLLKRTEHEYDVLIFAPDEKSFSSNTNVSRSRMIAPWVDIAYDLSLKGDFEKAMTLNGFLYCSALGFDTEFLMRALEIGVKGVSLSGTGPSYVALVTGDQAGELEDAWNDCGTSGTMIRTNINNKGASNILV; encoded by the coding sequence ATGGTCTTAAATGGAAGTGCCTATGCACTTGGTGCTGGTACGGTTATCAACGCAATAGCCACATGGAAAGGTGCGGCTTTTGGTATCGATCTCAAAACATTTGCAGATGTAAAACTATCAGATGATATGTCCGGTATAACTGGTGTTATCGAAGGCATGCCGGATGCTGACACAAAACTTATTGAAAATTCGGTATCTTATGTACTTGAGCATTTTGGCATCGATATGGGTGGCACTGTAACAACAAGATCGGAGGTTCCCCTGGCAAGCGGTCTTAAAAGTAGCAGTGCTGCAGCAAATGCATCTGTTCTTGCAACCCTTGCTGCCATAGGTGAAGAACTCGATCCCTTTGAAGCAGTTAAAATAGGTGTAAGGGCCGCCCTCGATGCAAAAGTGACCATCACCGGGGCCCTGGATGATGCATGTGCTTCATTTTATGGTGGCTTTGTTGTAACTGACAACAGGGAAATGAAGCTACTAAAAAGAACAGAACATGAATATGACGTATTGATATTTGCACCGGATGAAAAGTCATTCAGTTCCAATACCAATGTTTCACGTTCCAGAATGATTGCTCCGTGGGTGGATATTGCATATGATCTATCCCTGAAAGGCGACTTCGAAAAAGCCATGACACTGAATGGATTCCTGTATTGCAGTGCACTTGGTTTTGATACCGAGTTCCTTATGCGTGCACTGGAAATTGGTGTCAAAGGTGTCTCTCTTTCAGGCACCGGCCCATCTTATGTGGCACTTGTCACAGGGGACCAGGCAGGTGAGCTGGAAGATGCATGGAACGACTGTGGTACCAGCGGAACCATGATAAGGACTAACATAAATAATAAGGGTGCAAGTAATATCTTAGTCTAA
- a CDS encoding chorismate mutase yields the protein MSTIKEVREEIEQIDSEIIQLIHKRVGMAAKVLEAKKKEGININDPSQNTVVQDRAADAAVELNLDASAVKEIFNILIRMNIERQQELRGEGNLP from the coding sequence ATGTCCACTATCAAAGAAGTACGTGAAGAAATAGAACAGATTGATAGCGAGATCATACAGCTTATCCATAAAAGGGTTGGTATGGCTGCAAAGGTGCTCGAAGCTAAGAAAAAAGAAGGGATAAACATCAATGACCCTTCACAGAACACCGTGGTTCAGGACCGCGCAGCAGATGCTGCAGTAGAATTGAACCTTGATGCTTCTGCTGTAAAAGAGATATTCAATATATTGATACGCATGAATATAGAGCGTCAACAAGAGTTAAGGGGCGAAGGAAATCTTCCTTAG
- a CDS encoding 5-(carboxyamino)imidazole ribonucleotide mutase — protein sequence MVDIALVMGSESDRSVANRATGVLDSTDYSYDVQVISAHRNPDKLDEYVGQSDAKVFIAIAGLSAALPGVIASKTKKPVIGVPVSAKMMGLDALLSTAQMPPGVPVASVGVDNGANAAYLAIRILDLIQ from the coding sequence ATGGTTGATATTGCATTAGTAATGGGTTCTGAATCTGACCGGTCTGTGGCAAACAGGGCAACCGGCGTTCTTGACAGCACAGATTATTCATATGATGTCCAGGTCATATCGGCTCATAGGAATCCTGACAAACTGGATGAGTATGTTGGACAGAGTGATGCAAAAGTGTTCATAGCCATAGCAGGTCTTTCTGCTGCGCTGCCCGGTGTTATAGCTTCAAAAACAAAAAAACCGGTAATAGGGGTTCCTGTAAGTGCAAAGATGATGGGTCTTGATGCACTGCTATCAACTGCCCAGATGCCTCCGGGTGTACCGGTTGCAAGTGTGGGTGTTGATAACGGGGCAAATGCAGCCTATCTTGCAATAAGAATACTGGATCTGATTCAGTAA
- a CDS encoding methanogen output domain 1-containing protein, which produces MTSSNSDPKILIVDDEIMNIELLKAYLEEKYTVVSAINGKEALELVDSEKPDVILLDVMMPELNGYQVCEILKGNPETQFTPVIMVTALSGRDDWIAGINAGADEFLTKPVNKMELLTRINSLLKLKNMHYDLLAERDKLNLQNKIRSVLTQIIPVLLKTLPSEQKSIVIHQMIDMVVEAILENADSENENMNYECIGDVCCQIINQLGAEFKSELLATENTIFTIHGNVCPWGKEEAQLNPILCTLSRGIFSRILDIYGQDMEVDVLETIGNGDEQCIFQLNKIDY; this is translated from the coding sequence ATTACATCCTCTAACTCTGATCCAAAAATACTCATCGTTGATGATGAGATAATGAATATAGAATTGCTTAAAGCATATCTTGAGGAAAAATATACAGTCGTCTCCGCCATTAACGGGAAAGAAGCACTTGAGCTTGTAGACAGTGAAAAGCCCGATGTGATACTTCTTGATGTCATGATGCCTGAACTTAATGGATATCAGGTCTGCGAAATCCTCAAAGGCAATCCTGAAACCCAATTCACACCAGTAATAATGGTAACAGCCCTTTCAGGAAGAGATGACTGGATAGCTGGTATAAATGCAGGAGCTGATGAATTCCTGACGAAACCAGTCAACAAGATGGAACTTTTGACACGTATAAACTCATTACTTAAATTGAAGAATATGCATTATGATCTTCTGGCAGAAAGGGATAAACTCAATCTCCAAAATAAGATCAGGTCTGTACTCACACAGATCATCCCGGTATTGTTAAAAACATTACCAAGCGAACAAAAAAGTATTGTTATACACCAGATGATAGATATGGTCGTAGAAGCTATTCTGGAAAATGCAGATTCTGAAAACGAGAACATGAACTATGAATGCATAGGTGATGTATGTTGTCAGATAATAAACCAGCTTGGAGCTGAGTTTAAGTCAGAACTTTTGGCAACTGAAAACACTATTTTCACAATACATGGAAATGTTTGCCCATGGGGAAAAGAAGAAGCACAACTAAACCCCATACTCTGTACCCTGTCAAGGGGCATATTCTCAAGAATCCTGGATATTTACGGACAGGATATGGAAGTTGATGTGCTCGAAACCATAGGAAATGGGGACGAGCAGTGTATATTCCAGTTAAATAAAATAGATTACTGA
- a CDS encoding ATPase domain-containing protein: MERMPTGIANLDKKISGGYPKGKGILITGVPGAGKTIFGLHFLHKSCMDGKKCIMIATEETPEDLLEQAAMLGLGLDSFIEKGLLKIKPVIEFRTRSIARDAHLVDDYSDNEIDIIEETGLDRYIKPDQEGFNLEEIDLIDLVRLIPEGTEVAVIDNIGVLAFGLGAKEFRDKFDTINRLLAKQATTMLYIMDEAAYEMTHKIADYSTYGSVKLMVKENPYTGKNERFLSIPKMRSTKISLDITVFDITSAGISLKGSKAKIVEL, encoded by the coding sequence ATGGAAAGAATGCCCACAGGAATAGCGAATCTTGATAAGAAGATCAGTGGTGGTTACCCTAAAGGAAAAGGAATACTCATTACCGGAGTCCCGGGTGCCGGTAAAACCATATTTGGATTACATTTTCTACATAAGTCATGCATGGACGGAAAGAAATGCATAATGATTGCAACTGAAGAAACACCAGAGGATCTCCTGGAACAAGCAGCAATGTTAGGGCTTGGACTTGATTCATTTATAGAGAAGGGGCTGCTTAAAATAAAACCGGTTATTGAGTTCAGAACCAGATCCATCGCCCGAGATGCACATCTGGTAGACGATTACAGTGATAATGAAATCGACATCATAGAAGAAACAGGCCTGGACAGGTATATTAAACCAGACCAGGAAGGATTCAATCTCGAGGAAATTGACCTCATTGACCTTGTAAGGCTTATTCCTGAAGGAACTGAGGTAGCTGTTATCGATAATATAGGCGTTCTTGCTTTTGGCCTTGGAGCTAAGGAATTCAGGGACAAGTTCGACACCATCAATCGCTTACTTGCAAAGCAAGCAACAACTATGCTATACATCATGGACGAAGCGGCCTATGAAATGACACATAAGATAGCAGATTATTCGACTTATGGTTCTGTCAAATTAATGGTTAAAGAGAATCCATATACTGGCAAAAATGAACGTTTTTTGAGTATACCTAAAATGCGCAGTACGAAGATATCCCTTGATATCACTGTATTTGACATCACATCAGCAGGTATAAGCTTGAAAGGTTCTAAAGCCAAAATAGTAGAACTCTGA
- a CDS encoding 2-oxoacid:acceptor oxidoreductase subunit alpha: MKIDLNLKIGGAAGQGLQTTGMALAKALKKSGFHVFATQYYLSRVRGGHNTFQIRISDSPVFAMNENVDILLALDSASIEQHLSELSDGVVVVDSDEIEVKQTADSIFHVPMLKIAKDVCGDKIYSNSVSMGAVIGLLCLELSDLESILKTTFKKKGEEIIQKNIDAARAGYNYVKENYPGGCKFEISDSDEKENMMLVSGNEAVGLGALAAGVQFLAAYPMTPSTGVMTYVAANADKFNVVVEQAEDEIAALNMILGASFAGARSMTTTSGGGFSLMAEALGLASITETPAVIFLCQRPGPATGLPTMTEQGDLQFALYAAQGEFPRCILAPGTPEECFHLTAEAFNIADKYQIPVFVMSDQYLADSLFTCPRFDTSKVKVERHLLSDQELRTKKEEYKRYKLTPMGISPRTLPGQAGVLVVADSDEHDEFGHINETPENRIKMNDKRMKKLEVLREEMPAAKVYGNRDASVTLVGWGSTYGPLAEAVDILNDGGKSVNLVHFTHIHPLPVEATRKLLSKAKKTVCVENNSTGQFSRLLKVDAAINVTEHVLRYDGKPFSPEFIIAALKEKEVI; this comes from the coding sequence GTGAAAATTGATCTCAATTTAAAAATAGGGGGTGCAGCGGGTCAGGGGCTGCAAACCACAGGCATGGCTTTAGCCAAGGCATTGAAGAAAAGCGGATTCCATGTTTTTGCAACACAGTACTATCTTTCCCGAGTGCGTGGAGGGCATAATACTTTCCAGATACGTATCAGTGATTCTCCTGTTTTTGCAATGAATGAAAACGTGGATATTTTACTGGCTCTGGACAGTGCTTCTATCGAGCAGCATCTGTCTGAATTGAGCGATGGCGTTGTAGTCGTTGATTCTGATGAAATTGAAGTAAAACAAACTGCAGATTCTATTTTTCATGTTCCAATGCTGAAAATTGCCAAAGATGTCTGCGGTGATAAGATATATTCCAACTCAGTTTCCATGGGGGCAGTTATTGGTCTTTTATGCCTTGAACTGTCAGATCTGGAATCTATACTGAAAACAACCTTCAAAAAGAAAGGTGAGGAGATCATCCAAAAGAATATAGATGCAGCACGTGCAGGTTACAATTATGTGAAAGAGAATTATCCAGGGGGATGCAAATTCGAGATAAGTGATTCAGATGAAAAAGAGAACATGATGCTGGTCAGTGGAAATGAGGCTGTAGGTCTTGGTGCTCTTGCTGCTGGTGTGCAATTCCTCGCAGCATATCCTATGACCCCTTCAACCGGTGTTATGACCTATGTGGCTGCAAATGCCGATAAGTTCAATGTGGTTGTTGAGCAGGCAGAGGATGAGATTGCGGCACTGAACATGATCCTTGGTGCTTCCTTTGCAGGTGCGCGTTCAATGACAACAACTTCGGGTGGAGGTTTTTCCCTTATGGCTGAAGCTCTTGGGCTTGCCAGCATCACAGAAACACCTGCCGTTATTTTCCTCTGCCAGCGTCCGGGACCTGCCACAGGCCTGCCGACAATGACTGAGCAAGGGGATCTCCAGTTTGCTCTTTATGCTGCCCAGGGTGAGTTCCCAAGGTGTATACTTGCACCAGGCACGCCTGAGGAATGTTTCCATCTAACTGCAGAAGCCTTTAACATTGCAGATAAATACCAGATACCTGTCTTTGTCATGAGTGACCAGTACCTGGCAGATTCACTATTCACATGTCCGAGATTCGACACTTCAAAAGTAAAAGTTGAAAGGCATCTTCTATCAGATCAGGAATTAAGGACCAAGAAAGAAGAGTACAAGCGCTACAAGTTAACTCCGATGGGAATCTCTCCCAGGACCCTTCCCGGACAGGCAGGTGTACTTGTTGTTGCTGACAGCGATGAACATGATGAGTTTGGGCACATCAATGAAACTCCTGAAAATCGCATAAAGATGAATGACAAACGTATGAAGAAGCTGGAAGTGCTCAGGGAAGAAATGCCTGCAGCAAAAGTTTATGGAAACCGGGATGCTTCTGTTACACTGGTAGGTTGGGGTTCTACATATGGTCCTCTTGCAGAAGCTGTGGATATACTGAATGATGGTGGTAAATCTGTGAACCTTGTTCATTTTACTCATATACATCCGCTTCCTGTTGAAGCAACCCGGAAATTGCTATCAAAAGCCAAAAAGACAGTTTGTGTGGAGAACAATTCTACGGGGCAATTCTCGCGTCTTTTGAAAGTAGATGCCGCTATAAATGTCACAGAGCACGTGCTCAGGTATGATGGTAAACCCTTCAGTCCTGAATTCATAATTGCTGCTCTTAAGGAAAAAGAGGTGATCTGA
- a CDS encoding 2-oxoacid:ferredoxin oxidoreductase subunit beta has translation MVSMDDYGKFETAWCPGCGNFGILKAIKQALVNLGRSPHEVFIASGIGQSSKLPHYLKCNAFNGLHGRSLPPATGAKIANHELTVLAVTGDGDCYGEGGNHFLHTVRRNPDITMIVHDNQIYGLTKGQASPTSEMGMKTKVQTHGVFNMPLNPLSMAISLDCSFVSRGYAGNIPHLTKLIEKAIQHKGLSLVDVLQPCVSFNKLNTFKWYSERVYEMEETGYELNDRVKAFEKSLEWGDRIPLGVFYMNEKPSFENHLDVLIQGPLYKNVPKTELVNELIDGFV, from the coding sequence ATGGTCAGTATGGATGATTATGGTAAATTTGAAACTGCATGGTGTCCCGGATGTGGTAATTTTGGTATCCTTAAAGCTATTAAGCAGGCACTTGTGAATCTGGGACGCTCACCACATGAAGTGTTCATAGCATCAGGTATCGGTCAGTCAAGTAAGCTACCTCATTATCTAAAGTGTAATGCTTTTAACGGATTGCATGGTCGTTCATTGCCACCTGCCACAGGGGCCAAGATCGCCAACCATGAGCTAACCGTTCTTGCCGTAACCGGGGACGGGGATTGTTATGGTGAAGGGGGCAATCATTTCCTGCATACTGTCAGGAGGAATCCTGATATTACTATGATAGTACACGACAATCAGATATACGGTCTTACAAAAGGGCAGGCATCACCAACAAGTGAAATGGGTATGAAGACAAAAGTCCAGACCCATGGTGTGTTCAACATGCCTCTTAATCCGCTGTCAATGGCTATATCTCTGGATTGTTCCTTTGTAAGTCGCGGATATGCCGGTAATATTCCTCACCTGACCAAACTTATCGAAAAAGCCATACAACACAAAGGTCTCTCCCTTGTTGATGTGCTCCAGCCATGTGTTTCCTTCAATAAGCTGAATACTTTTAAATGGTACTCTGAAAGGGTATATGAAATGGAAGAAACGGGTTATGAGTTAAATGATCGTGTTAAGGCCTTTGAGAAATCATTGGAATGGGGCGACAGGATTCCTCTGGGTGTTTTCTATATGAATGAGAAACCAAGTTTCGAGAATCATCTTGATGTACTCATTCAGGGTCCACTCTATAAGAATGTCCCTAAGACAGAATTAGTGAATGAACTGATCGATGGTTTCGTCTGA